In a genomic window of Rhizophagus irregularis chromosome 11, complete sequence:
- a CDS encoding uncharacterized protein (SECRETED:cutsite_VHS-KI; SECRETED:prob_0.7369); SECRETED:SignalP(1-24) yields the protein MFKKMRFNIISLLIFSFLICFVHSKIVNDQTLSITIRDFLLSKGDKFVKETTNVSSNIRKRDALPMPQAVPGVPGAPGAPGAGKDAGKVKEPAKEPAKGPGKEPAKEPAKAPGANPPNPPAANPNPNAANPKNPAAGPGKEPKGPAKVPEPKVPQPQPQPQPQPQPQPQPQPQPQPQPQPQPQPQPQPQPQPQPQEPQPQPQPQTPVPTTTYVDPGVVPTVRPFNVNNKYGGADKLKFYQGNSWIIILMIYF from the exons atgtttaaaaaaatgcgctttaatattatttctttattaattttttccttcTTGATATGTTTTGTACATAGTAAAATTGTTAATGATCAAACCCTTTCAATAACCATTAGAGACTTCTTATTATCAAAAGGAGATAAGTTTGTTAAGGAGACGACAAATGTTTCgtcaaatataagaaaaagagATGCTTTACCGATGCCACAGGCTGTACCAGGTGTACCAGGTGCACCAGGTGCACCAGGTGCAGGTAAAGATGCGGGAAAAGTTAAAGAACCAGCGAAAGAACCAGCGAAAGGACCAGGGAAAGAACCAGCGAAAGAGCCAGCGAAAGCACCGGGTGCAAATCCACCAAACCCACCAGCTGCAAATCCAAACCCAAATGCTGCAAATCCAAAGAATCCGGCAGCCGGTCCGGGGAAAGAGCCAAAAGGACCAGCTAAAGTGCCTGAACCTAAAGTACCACAACCTCAACCTCAACCTCAACCTCAGCCTCAACCACAACCGCAACCGCAACCTCAACCTCAACCTCAACCTCAACCTCAACCTCAACCTCAACCTCAACCGCAGCCTCAACCTCAACCTCAAGAACCTCAACCACAACCACAACCTCAAACTCCAGTACCAACCACTACTTATGTTGACCCTGGTGTTGTACCTACCGTTCGTCcatttaatgttaataataaatatggtgGTGCtgataaattgaaattttatcaagGGAATTCTtggataattattttaatg ATATACTTTTAG
- a CDS encoding uncharacterized protein (SECRETED:cutsite_VHS-KI; SECRETED:prob_0.7369); SECRETED:SignalP(1-24) codes for MFKKMRFNIISLLIFSFLICFVHSKIVNDQTLSITIRDFLLSKGDKFVKETTNVSSNIRKRDALPMPQAVPGVPGAPGAPGAGKDAGKVKEPAKEPAKGPGKEPAKEPAKAPGANPPNPPAANPNPNAANPKNPAAGPGKEPKGPAKVPEPKVPQPQPQPQPQPQPQPQPQPQPQPQPQPQPQPQPQPQPQPQPQEPQPQPQPQTPVPTTTYVDPGVVPTVRPFNVNNKYGGADKLKFYQGNSWIIILMVTNFLFFTLL; via the coding sequence atgtttaaaaaaatgcgctttaatattatttctttattaattttttccttcTTGATATGTTTTGTACATAGTAAAATTGTTAATGATCAAACCCTTTCAATAACCATTAGAGACTTCTTATTATCAAAAGGAGATAAGTTTGTTAAGGAGACGACAAATGTTTCgtcaaatataagaaaaagagATGCTTTACCGATGCCACAGGCTGTACCAGGTGTACCAGGTGCACCAGGTGCACCAGGTGCAGGTAAAGATGCGGGAAAAGTTAAAGAACCAGCGAAAGAACCAGCGAAAGGACCAGGGAAAGAACCAGCGAAAGAGCCAGCGAAAGCACCGGGTGCAAATCCACCAAACCCACCAGCTGCAAATCCAAACCCAAATGCTGCAAATCCAAAGAATCCGGCAGCCGGTCCGGGGAAAGAGCCAAAAGGACCAGCTAAAGTGCCTGAACCTAAAGTACCACAACCTCAACCTCAACCTCAACCTCAGCCTCAACCACAACCGCAACCGCAACCTCAACCTCAACCTCAACCTCAACCTCAACCTCAACCTCAACCTCAACCGCAGCCTCAACCTCAACCTCAAGAACCTCAACCACAACCACAACCTCAAACTCCAGTACCAACCACTACTTATGTTGACCCTGGTGTTGTACCTACCGTTCGTCcatttaatgttaataataaatatggtgGTGCtgataaattgaaattttatcaagGGAATTCTtggataattattttaatggttactaattttttatttttcactttattataa
- a CDS encoding uncharacterized protein (SECRETED:cutsite_AAA-NK; SECRETED:prob_0.2973); SECRETED:SignalP(1-21), producing the protein MLTDGGLKSIIVFLGTLTAAANKAIQVINTRENRHYEVDTFSEADLMINITSHQLVPKHYVLSDKEKKTC; encoded by the coding sequence atgctaACGGATGGTGGACTCAAAAGTATCATTGTATTCCTCGGTACTCTAACTGCAGCAGCTAATAAGGCGATACAAGTTATAAACACAAGAGAAAATAGACACTATGAAGTTGATACTTTCTCGGAAGCAGATTTGATGATTAATATCACATCGCATCAACTTGTGCCCAAACATTATGTTCTTTccgataaagaaaaaaagactTGCTAA
- a CDS encoding uncharacterized protein (SECRETED:cutsite_ISA-WK; SECRETED:prob_0.7793); SECRETED:SignalP(1-16) translates to MFLIVLINLLPLYISAWKIPNKTNNLSDLNPNKANNRSSSNDQIPNKANNSSSLNDPNKANDYITSLNNQIKIYGVAIKSLYRKRFDLELF, encoded by the coding sequence ATGTTTTTAATCGTCCTCATTAACCTGTTGCCACTTTATATTTCAGCGTGGAAAATtccaaataaaacaaataatcttAGCGATTTGAACCCAAATAAAGCAAATAATCGTAGCAGTTCAAACGATCAAATTCCAAATAAAGCAAATAATAGTAGCAGTTTGAACGATCCAAATAAagcaaatgattatataacaAGTTTGAAcaatcaaatcaaaatttacGGAGTAGCGATAAAGTCGTTATACCGCAAACGATTTGACTTAGAATTGTTTTAG